The DNA segment caggtttgaCAGCGACTGGAGAACTTCCCTGCGTTTTCGTGAAAACTCTTCCAGAATGTTCTTTTTCCCACTCTGGGGCAAAGGTTGTACAAAGATAACGCTAGGTGATGCCCTGTGAAAAATTTTCTTCCTTGATATTTAGCTTTTACTGTTGCACACTTCAAGGGCATCCACGTCACGAGGGTTAACTGTTAACTGAATGTTTGGTGTAATTAAGAGATACCTACAGTTACATCTTGAAAACAACACATAGCGCCCTGAATTGAaatgagggtggggtgggggtgattGGTGATTGCTATACCGTCTTTCAGTTGCATTTATTGCCATTAGAAACATTTTGGGAGCCAGCCGGAGAGAAGTCAACGTGAAAGTACCTTCAGTCCCTGATGTATACTGGCAGTTGTCTAGCGCAGGGTAGGAAGCGCAGTGCAATTGACCAGCCGCTACAAGCGTTTGTAGGTTGAATGTAGAAGTTCTCAGAATGCGGGCGGCTTGTGAAGAGTCTCCGAGGGAAATTATATCATCGACTTGGTTCACCATGCCCTGGGATGGCCTCACCTCCGCGCAGTACCTCGCAGTCCGGCTCTGGCCGTTCTGACAACCCACCAGACAATTGGAGGCTGCCGTGTGCGCCAGGGACCAAATCCTCGGCTTCTCCGCTGTCCCGAAGCGCTGCGGGAGGCTGTTGCTTGCGACAGAAACAGATGGCTTATTCGTTATCGTATCTAGAAAGTCGGACTCGAGGGTAGAGCAGTTTTTGGAACAGGAAGTGCGCTGGTTGTTTGAAGGAGATACATTGCAGTCATTGCCCTCAGTCTCGATCAAGCCTCTCCGCGGTCTGATTTCACTTGGTGCCTTTTCATGGTCACTTTCCAGTTTTTCTGACTCATCATCTTCCAGATCGCTCAGCCTCAgctctttgctttctctgtattctttctcgTCTGTGAAcacattaaaatattttttctctaCAATTTTAATCTACGTTGCTTTCATTTACTTTCAAACACAATTTTAAGAATAGTCTGAATAAACTTTACTCTATAGTCCGTTACGAATTATATATGAGTTTGTCAGGGATGAATCTTTTGCTCATTTTGCTACGATTCTGAAACTCTTTTCAACTTTACATTTTGGTTCAGttgttccctccccccccccgtccaAATTATTTACAAGGTAATTACATTTAATTAAACATCGAGTGGCAGTCTGCGTGCTTTGAGTAGTTGCATGTTATGCCAGCGGATGTACTACATTGTCTGTAAATATGGGTGAAGTCCCACCGTTTTCCATGTTGTCCGTTCCATGTTCCTCTCTGTCCCTTCTGGCACTCTCCTCTTTCTTGTCATCCCCTCCTTTGTTTCTGGGTGACCAggtcattttattttccttcttcaaCCTCCTCCTGGCGTTCGCAAACCAGGTGGACACTTGGGTCAGGGTCATTTTCGTGATGATGGCCAGCATGATCTTCTCGCCTTTGGTGGGGTAAGGGTTTTTCCTGTGTTCGTACAGCCAAGTCTTCAGGGTGCTGGTGGTCTCTCGGGTCGCATTCTTGCGCCGTGTGGTGCCGCTGAAGTCAACGGAGCCGCATCTAAAAAGTCAGATGAAACCGTTATCTGGAGGAAGGATATGGCAAAACCAACATATTTaactccatttcatcatggacaCTAAATGCAGCTTCTATTTTGTTTTGAACTGTGTGTTATTTACATTATTGGTCTTGCTCTAAGGGCTCACCTGTCGTATTGGTAGTGTCCCAAGGAGTGTTCATACGGATAGTAAGTAGCTGTCGGAGCAATTCCCGAGTGCAAGCTCCCAGTGCTATCTTTAATTTCGTACTGAGAATTCTGAAAGGGGTGGAGGTAGAGCAGAACACACGAAATAGTCAAAAGTTTTTACCATTGTTCAAACGTGGGAGGCTTCGGTATATCACACGCTACAAAGGAATAGTGATGGAAAACGGGCTGGTGTTCCCCACGGCCGCAACTCACCAGTGAAGAGTAGAAAGCTGAAGCATCAGTACTGTATGTAAGGTAGTTCCCATAGCTCTGGCTAGCTGCGGTTGCGTAAGGGGAGCTGCCGTACATGCCCAGCGCCGCGGCAGCTGCGTTGATCTCGGTCCTGGCGTTGGCCAGCAGTCTGTTATCATAGTTGGGACAGCAAATGGCAGTCTGGGCCGGGCCAGCGGAGCCTTCGGATACAGGTCTGGAGCCTGGTTCACAACACGCCGTGCTGGGACTCGCTGACACGAAGAACTGGACGAAGAAAGCATGAAAGGAGCAACCGACATTTCACTCCGAACACGAATCAGCAGATCACACATTGCAATGAGGAGAAAAATGCACAGATGCATGCAGCAACCGAAATGCCTTGAAGCCAGCTGCATTCAAAATAGATGacaaaagcagaataaagtgGGACTCCACCAGAGTGAAGGTACAACAGGAATCAGGAGTTTACAAAGCAACGCCATACAGTGGAATCGTGACAATAAAATGTGTAAATTATTTAGTACTTAAACAAATACAGAATGCCCTGATATTCCTGTTTAGGCGGAAGATAAAAGTATTTAAAGGCACACGATCGTTTGGGAAATATGCAGGGAATTATGGAATCATTTTTGCGCTGTGCAAATAGGTAAATAATAGTGAGATAATGCAGTTAGATGCATTTGGACTGGTTTAGAGGAATGACGGTGTATATAAAACTACAAACACAAAGTATGAACATATTAGTAAGAAACGCAGAGGGCTGAAATATCCGACTGGAGGAAATTATGTGACCAATACCATGCAAGTTAAAGTAGTAAGGCATCAATATGGACAGAGAATGGTTAAACGTGTAACTATACGGAAATAGGTGGAAGTAATTCCAGGTGAATCATAAGTCAAAAGTGGCGGTAAACATCAGCCGAATAACCGTCCGTTACAGAGTATATTGTGCGTATCAAGACAAATGGTTTATTCAAGACAAGCACAGGATAAATAATGCAGCGTGGTGAAAAAGACGACTATATAAAGGGGGTATGGGAAAACGCATTATAGATTGAAAGTGAAACAGTCTCCAAAAATGTCAATGCGTAAAAAGAATAGAGAGTAGCGCAGAGTCTGGGTTAAACGAATGCTAATTGATGGCCATCCTTACCTGTGAAGTGGTATTGTAAGGGTATCCAAACTGAGAGAACGACATCGTTGCTCCTTTTGTTACCATAAGCAATATATCTTTCTGATTGATTATAACCAAACCTA comes from the Mobula hypostoma chromosome 14, sMobHyp1.1, whole genome shotgun sequence genome and includes:
- the irx6a gene encoding Iroquois homeobox protein 6a, with product MVTKGATMSFSQFGYPYNTTSQFFVSASPSTACCEPGSRPVSEGSAGPAQTAICCPNYDNRLLANARTEINAAAAALGMYGSSPYATAASQSYGNYLTYSTDASAFYSSLNSQYEIKDSTGSLHSGIAPTATYYPYEHSLGHYQYDRCGSVDFSGTTRRKNATRETTSTLKTWLYEHRKNPYPTKGEKIMLAIITKMTLTQVSTWFANARRRLKKENKMTWSPRNKGGDDKKEESARRDREEHGTDNMENDEKEYRESKELRLSDLEDDESEKLESDHEKAPSEIRPRRGLIETEGNDCNVSPSNNQRTSCSKNCSTLESDFLDTITNKPSVSVASNSLPQRFGTAEKPRIWSLAHTAASNCLVGCQNGQSRTARYCAEVRPSQGMVNQVDDIISLGDSSQAARILRTSTFNLQTLVAAGQLHCASYPALDNCQYTSGTEGFLRNVKSDLGATDITETCLLRQEERVRAAFRPVLKR